One window from the genome of Anguilla rostrata isolate EN2019 chromosome 5, ASM1855537v3, whole genome shotgun sequence encodes:
- the LOC135255265 gene encoding homeobox protein DBX1-B-like, whose product MMFPNIMTPPSTHPNLFRPSAAWTLPRSLQSALSAHSTFLVEDLLRINRPIYFHRTVSSPTAFVANSGTTSIKIVSADAFNTSTTVARENHSPLCSPSTNRDPTYLKFGVNAILAPPKINAPSSSIQCMRPFPYFDGPSYPLIRSSYLSASTSVPIPSTFAWPLTARGKPRRGMLRRAVFSDLQRKALEKMFQKQKYISKPERKKLAAKLGLKDSQVKIWFQNRRMKWRNSKERELLSSGGCREQTLPTKMNPNPDLSDVGKKSSDEEDETFHTERPREAFCCTFTERKNLNNVESRQSSPSHSSKHSDFSESEDEEITVS is encoded by the exons ATGATGTTTCCAAATATTATGACGCCACCTTCTACACATCCTAACCTCTTTAGGCCGTCAGCAGCTTGGACGTTGCCCCGGTCATTGCAATCAGCACTTAGTGCTCACTCCACCTTTTTAGTGGAGGATTTGTTGCGGATCAACCGACCAATATATTTTCACCGTACAGTCTCGTCACCGACAGCGTTTGTTGCAAACTCAGGAACCACTTCTATCAAAATCGTTTCGGCGGATGCTTTTAACACCTCCACAACCGTGGCTCGTGAAAATCACTCGCCCCTGTGTTCACCTTCCACCAACAGAGACCCGACTTATTTGAAATTTGGAGTAAATGCAATCCTAGCGCCACCAAAAATAAATG CGCCATCGTCTTCCATTCAGTGCATGCGGCCATTTCCTTATTTTGATGGGCCTTCCTATCCTTTAATTAGATCTTCATATTTATCAG CATCGACTTCGGTTCCTATTCCGAGCACCTTCGCTTGGCCGCTTACTGCGAGAGGGAAACCCAGGAGGGGAATGCTCCGGCGGGCTGTGTTTTCTGACTTGCAGCGTAAAGCCCTCGAGAAAATGTTccagaaacagaaatatattagCAAGCCCGAGAGAAAGAAACTGGCTGCAAAACTTGGGCTGAAAGACTCACAG GTAAAAATTTGGTTCCAGAACCGAAGAATGAAATGGAGGAATTCAAAAGAGAGGGAACTACTATCTTCCGGAGGGTGTCGAGAGCAAACCCTGCCCACGAAAATGAACCCCAACCCAGATCTTAGCGATGTTGGGAAAAAGTCCTCGGATGAAGAGGATGAAACTTTCCACACAGAGAGACCCCGCGAGGCGTTCTGCTGCACTTTCACAGAGCGGAAGAATTTAAACAATGTGGAATCACGACAGTCGTCTCCGTCCCACTCCAGCAAACACTCAGACTTTTCAGAATCGGAGGACGAGGAAATAACAGTTTCGTGA